The proteins below are encoded in one region of Polypterus senegalus isolate Bchr_013 chromosome 2, ASM1683550v1, whole genome shotgun sequence:
- the kcnj15 gene encoding ATP-sensitive inward rectifier potassium channel 15: MEASQAIMSMDPLVSNFSTQCSSRKRRVVSKDGRSNVKIDHVDGLAMLYLHDLWTTVIDMKWRYKLTLFSATFVMTWFFFGVVFYLIARFHGDLDVPNSNHTPCVMNVDSLTGAFLFSLESQTTIGYGFRFITEECSFAIIILVAQLVITTLAEIFITGTFLAKLARPKKRAETIKFSHNAIVTKHDGKLCLMIRVANMRKSLLIQCQLSGKMLHTYETKEGEKILLNQTNVRFQVDSASDSPFLILPLTFYHVIDEWSPLKDLTAANLHEKDFELVVILNATVESTSATCQSRTSYIPEEILWGYEFLPVVYNSPSGKYVADFSCYDHVQRSNDPSLFCTDLEKLHLEEKYRKANQEERDELHTV; the protein is encoded by the coding sequence ATGGAAGCTAGTCAAGCTATTATGTCTATGGACCCACTTGTTTCAAACTTTTCCACACAGTGCTCTTCAAGGAAACGCCGAGTGGTTTCAAAAGATGGACGCAGCAATGTCAAAATTGATCATGTTGATGGCCTGGCCATGTTATATCTCCATGATCTTTGGACAACAGTCATAGACATGAAATGGCGTTATAAGTTAACCTTGTTCTCAGCAACATTTGTGATGACCTGGTTTTTCTTTGGAGTCGTGTTTTACCTCATTGCACGCTTTCACGGAGATTTGGATGTGCCcaattccaaccataccccttgTGTCATGAATGTGGACTCCCTGACAGGggctttccttttttctcttgaATCACAGACTACTATTGGATATGGTTTTCGTTTTATTACAGAAGAATGTTCCTTTGCCATTATTATACTAGTGGCTCAGTTGGTCATCACCACTTTAGCTGAAATTTTTATCACTGGAACATTTCTGGCCAAGCTGGCAAGAccaaaaaaaagggcagagaccATTAAATTTAGCCATAATGCAATTGTCACAAAACATGATGGCAAGCTTTGCCTCATGATCCGAGTGGCCAACATGAGAAAGAGCCTGTTAATCCAGTGCCAGCTCAGTGGGAAAATGCTCCACACATATGAAACGAAAGAAGGGGAAAAGATCCTTCTCAATCAGACCAATGTACGCTTCCAGGTAGACTCTGCATCAGATAGTCCTTTCCTCATTCTGCCGTTAACTTTCTACCATGTTATTGATGAGTGGAGTCCATTAAAGGACCTCACTGCTGCTAATCTACATGAGAAGGACTTTGAATTGGTTGTGATTTTAAATGCCACTGTAGAATCCACCAGTGCAACATGCCAGAGCCGAACGTCATATATCCCAGAGGAGATACTCTGGGGCTATGAGTTTTTGCCAGTAGTTTATAACTCCCCAAGTGGAAAATATGTTGCTGATTTCAGCTGCTACGATCATGTTCAGCGAAGCAATGATCCTAGTCTTTTTTGTACAGATTTGGAAAAATTACATTtagaagaaaaatacagaaaagccaATCAAGAAGAACGTGATGAGCTTCACACAGTATGA